In Burkholderia sp. WP9, a genomic segment contains:
- a CDS encoding thiamine pyrophosphate-binding protein: protein MSAVPATAARGESLNTVWVEFIVEMLSAAGVRHAVLCPGGRASAMCLALDAHPRIAVEMISTDERSGAFVALGIAKASGAPVAIVTTSGSAVANVLPALTEADACGVALVVLTCDRPRGLRGAGFGQTADHLGATRAFVRAQADLADPEDSARAVERARGEIAAVLAAMFEGVPDLGDSLSRADAHPSSMRPTRGPVHLNVPLAGVYDALETQPVSLGTVRAARAARTEADSGACAPTASQDRSASLYADSRLSDRSATLIVERVMARVLARRGSRPLSDGLDGLIVVGPEPGVPPEAIFALAAASGFPVLADAGSGLRSGPFALAPQAAAHGAAGALIVNAFDVFGGAARLASARAELIVRFGLAPVMPVLHAYLETHADVPTIKIAPCRVAHDYLHPALDPRDVVVAASPATLDEMAAALCEAVPVPLRRTASTSASPNTAAKPAAPVAFSWRDRWASVAAYGARERRACVAALPWGEVSAVHRVLAVPGFAFVHLGNSMSMRHADIGYDVRAARQTIYVNRGVSGIDGTLATFIGEALARRDAGLLLLGDQALIHDLSSLASAQRVSTPACLCVLDNGGGAIFDFLPISRAPAYRRTIRNPYQLNIGALAQAFGLAHRRVETRDTLDEALAEARDHAGVTIVEVAVDPYSGALQMQQLAQALGAA, encoded by the coding sequence ATGAGCGCCGTTCCCGCCACCGCGGCGCGCGGTGAATCACTCAACACGGTATGGGTGGAGTTCATCGTCGAGATGTTGAGCGCGGCCGGTGTGCGTCATGCGGTGTTGTGTCCCGGTGGCCGCGCGAGCGCGATGTGTCTTGCCCTCGACGCGCATCCACGAATCGCCGTCGAAATGATCAGTACGGACGAGCGCAGCGGCGCGTTCGTCGCACTCGGGATCGCGAAAGCGAGCGGCGCACCGGTCGCGATCGTCACGACGTCCGGCTCGGCGGTTGCCAATGTCTTGCCGGCCTTGACCGAAGCGGACGCCTGCGGTGTGGCGCTTGTCGTACTGACGTGCGACCGGCCGCGTGGGCTGCGCGGCGCTGGCTTCGGACAGACGGCGGACCATCTCGGTGCGACCCGCGCGTTCGTGCGCGCACAGGCGGACCTGGCCGATCCCGAGGACTCCGCACGAGCCGTGGAGCGAGCGCGCGGCGAGATCGCGGCCGTGCTGGCCGCCATGTTCGAGGGCGTGCCCGATCTCGGCGACAGCCTGTCACGCGCCGACGCGCATCCATCGTCGATGCGGCCAACGCGTGGTCCAGTGCATCTGAACGTTCCGCTGGCCGGTGTCTACGACGCGCTCGAAACGCAGCCGGTGTCGCTCGGGACGGTCCGCGCGGCACGAGCCGCGCGGACCGAGGCAGACAGCGGCGCATGTGCGCCCACTGCTTCGCAAGATCGCAGCGCGTCTCTATACGCCGACTCCCGCTTATCCGACAGGTCTGCCACGCTGATCGTCGAACGCGTCATGGCGCGTGTGCTCGCGAGGCGCGGCAGCCGACCGCTCAGTGACGGTCTCGACGGGTTGATCGTGGTCGGCCCGGAACCGGGCGTGCCACCCGAGGCGATCTTCGCGCTGGCCGCGGCGAGTGGCTTTCCCGTGCTTGCCGATGCGGGCAGCGGGCTGCGCTCGGGGCCGTTTGCATTGGCGCCGCAAGCGGCTGCGCACGGCGCGGCGGGCGCATTGATCGTCAACGCATTCGATGTGTTCGGCGGCGCGGCGCGGCTCGCGTCGGCGCGCGCGGAACTGATCGTGCGCTTCGGCCTCGCGCCGGTCATGCCGGTGCTGCATGCGTACCTCGAAACGCATGCCGACGTGCCCACCATCAAGATCGCGCCTTGTCGTGTCGCGCATGACTATCTGCACCCGGCGCTGGATCCGCGCGATGTGGTGGTCGCCGCTTCGCCAGCGACGCTGGATGAGATGGCTGCGGCGTTGTGCGAGGCCGTGCCCGTGCCGTTACGTCGGACTGCCAGTACCAGTGCCAGTCCCAACACAGCGGCGAAGCCTGCCGCGCCCGTCGCCTTTTCCTGGCGTGACCGCTGGGCGAGCGTTGCCGCCTACGGTGCGCGCGAACGGCGCGCGTGCGTTGCGGCGCTCCCCTGGGGTGAAGTGTCGGCGGTTCATCGCGTGCTGGCTGTGCCCGGCTTTGCCTTCGTCCATCTCGGCAATTCCATGTCGATGCGTCACGCCGATATCGGCTACGACGTGCGTGCCGCGCGCCAGACTATCTATGTGAACCGCGGTGTGAGCGGCATCGACGGCACGCTGGCGACGTTCATCGGCGAAGCGCTCGCGCGCCGCGATGCGGGTCTGTTGCTGCTCGGCGATCAGGCGTTGATTCACGATCTCTCCTCGCTGGCGAGCGCGCAACGTGTGAGTACGCCGGCCTGCCTATGCGTGCTCGACAACGGCGGAGGCGCGATCTTCGACTTCTTGCCGATCTCGCGAGCACCGGCTTATCGGCGCACGATCCGCAATCCTTACCAGCTCAATATCGGCGCACTGGCGCAGGCGTTCGGGCTGGCGCATCGCCGTGTCGAGACGCGAGACACGCTGGACGAGGCGCTCGCAGAGGCGCGTGATCACGCCGGCGTGACGATCGTCGAAGTGGCGGTCGATCCGTACTCCGGTGCGCTGCAAATGCAGCAACTTGCTCAAGCGTTAGGTGCGGCATGA
- a CDS encoding polysaccharide pyruvyl transferase family protein encodes MMDWDLADSPLQRSLAALNRYADAPAPDEVFLDDMRRRIDAARRAPVRSDPGENRNAPRNTLRDTPRVLLLGYSGAGNTGADLRTIETIAQLRRLLAPREPRITLFALGDCFDHPLLAGTPRLMPALPYLPDALDAAVRDADLVLNVEGSTYTSKFSDSLAGVLIGGIALAHAHGRAAIAYGVDSGTMSAALTRFVERHAQAGEVICRNDAARAQLASLGVSAQAGADTAWTYRAHSAVRDRAHDGPHGPRRAVLCPNNPFWWPVHADAARARELDARREVSPLRYGPLHFHCWDASRAEAYHAYLDRFARIAVGLREQGYTPVLVGMEQLDRGACADLAARVPFPIEIVARGPQTLDEVAATVAHAACVVTTRYHAAVLAISHGVPVFGLSMDARIERLLSEAGCARWSAACDDVGGAQAALAAIASLRDEGVRGALLGAYGDYARLQRARFDGMGERVRAVLEGAARLDQT; translated from the coding sequence ATGATGGATTGGGACCTTGCCGACAGCCCATTGCAGCGGTCGCTCGCCGCGCTGAACCGATATGCGGACGCTCCCGCGCCAGACGAGGTATTTCTCGACGACATGCGGCGACGCATCGACGCGGCGCGGCGTGCGCCCGTGCGCAGCGATCCCGGAGAAAATCGAAACGCGCCGCGCAACACATTGCGCGACACGCCGCGCGTGCTGTTGCTCGGCTACAGCGGCGCGGGCAATACCGGTGCCGATCTGCGCACGATCGAGACGATCGCGCAGTTGCGTCGTCTGCTCGCGCCGCGCGAGCCCCGTATCACGCTGTTCGCGCTGGGCGACTGCTTCGATCATCCGCTGCTTGCCGGCACGCCGCGTCTCATGCCCGCGCTGCCGTATCTGCCCGATGCGCTCGACGCCGCCGTGCGCGACGCCGATCTCGTGCTGAACGTGGAGGGCTCGACCTATACGTCGAAGTTTTCCGACTCGTTGGCGGGCGTGCTGATCGGCGGAATCGCGCTCGCGCATGCGCACGGGCGGGCGGCGATTGCGTACGGTGTCGATAGCGGCACGATGAGCGCAGCGCTCACGCGCTTTGTCGAACGCCACGCGCAGGCCGGAGAAGTCATTTGCCGCAACGACGCGGCGCGCGCGCAGCTCGCGTCGCTCGGTGTGAGCGCGCAAGCGGGCGCCGATACCGCGTGGACCTATCGGGCACACTCCGCAGTGCGCGATCGGGCTCACGATGGGCCGCACGGCCCACGGCGCGCGGTGCTCTGTCCCAACAATCCGTTCTGGTGGCCGGTGCACGCCGACGCGGCGCGAGCGCGTGAGCTCGACGCGCGTCGCGAAGTATCGCCGCTGCGCTATGGGCCGTTGCATTTCCACTGCTGGGACGCGTCGCGCGCCGAGGCCTATCACGCCTATCTGGATCGATTCGCGCGGATTGCTGTCGGCTTGAGGGAGCAGGGGTACACGCCGGTGCTGGTGGGCATGGAGCAACTCGATCGCGGCGCCTGCGCCGATCTGGCGGCCCGTGTGCCGTTCCCGATCGAGATCGTCGCGCGCGGCCCGCAGACGCTCGACGAAGTGGCCGCCACGGTCGCGCATGCCGCATGTGTGGTGACGACACGCTATCACGCGGCAGTGCTCGCGATCTCGCATGGCGTGCCGGTGTTCGGGCTGTCGATGGACGCGCGCATCGAGCGCTTGCTGAGCGAGGCGGGTTGCGCGCGATGGAGCGCGGCCTGCGATGACGTCGGCGGCGCGCAGGCCGCGCTCGCGGCCATTGCATCGCTGCGCGATGAAGGTGTGCGCGGCGCGTTGCTGGGCGCATACGGCGACTATGCGCGCCTGCAACGCGCCCGCTTCGACGGGATGGGTGAGCGGGTGCGTGCCGTGCTCGAAGGCGCGGCGCGCCTCGATCAAACCTGA
- a CDS encoding LLM class flavin-dependent oxidoreductase has product MMQFGLFMTLPAPEPKPAAELYQRAIAMAEAADTLGFSHLWLAEHHFTNYSHSSRPLMLLSHIAARTRHLRLGPAIVPVPLHHPLVIAEELATLDVLSGGRVEAGLGSGYQRYQYERFQLVKGATSARDDEAIDVLLQALREPLFSHHGEHFSIPRTGLVPQPLQRAMPVWLVVNSSRRESVEQAVRRRANLFTGVLEPISKLTAVRRHYPDLATGLSTVRIGTQRPVFVAQNEAQAREAVEHARWNGRATLRLRHDMGDVVDGMVPAQPLPDEPSDDVLRNDFLVIGTADECIRQLRRIRGGLGCDYFSASFWFGSMPHDMAMESMRRFARDVMPAFAGDGPGAGAQRAAASRPQWEATLTW; this is encoded by the coding sequence ATGATGCAATTTGGTCTGTTCATGACGCTGCCCGCGCCCGAGCCAAAGCCCGCCGCCGAGTTGTACCAGCGCGCGATCGCCATGGCCGAAGCCGCCGATACGCTCGGTTTCAGCCACCTGTGGCTTGCCGAACATCACTTCACGAACTATTCGCACTCGTCGCGGCCGCTGATGCTGCTGTCCCATATCGCCGCGCGCACCCGCCATCTGCGTCTCGGCCCGGCGATCGTGCCGGTGCCGCTGCATCATCCGCTCGTGATCGCGGAAGAACTCGCCACGCTCGACGTGCTGAGCGGCGGACGCGTCGAGGCCGGCCTCGGCAGCGGCTATCAGCGCTACCAGTACGAGCGCTTCCAACTTGTCAAAGGCGCCACCTCGGCCCGCGACGACGAAGCGATCGACGTGCTATTGCAGGCCCTACGCGAACCTCTGTTCTCGCATCACGGCGAACACTTCAGCATTCCCCGCACCGGCCTCGTGCCGCAACCGCTGCAACGCGCGATGCCGGTGTGGCTGGTCGTCAATTCAAGCCGGCGCGAGTCGGTCGAACAGGCCGTGCGGCGACGCGCAAACCTCTTCACCGGCGTGCTCGAACCCATTTCGAAGCTGACCGCCGTACGGCGCCACTATCCGGACCTCGCCACCGGGCTCTCGACAGTACGCATCGGCACACAGCGGCCGGTGTTCGTCGCACAAAACGAAGCGCAGGCCCGCGAGGCCGTCGAGCATGCCCGCTGGAACGGACGCGCGACGCTGCGCCTGCGTCACGATATGGGTGACGTGGTGGACGGCATGGTGCCGGCGCAGCCCCTGCCCGACGAACCCTCCGATGACGTGCTGCGCAACGATTTCCTTGTGATCGGCACCGCCGACGAATGTATCCGCCAGTTGCGCCGCATTCGAGGCGGGCTCGGTTGCGACTACTTCAGCGCAAGTTTCTGGTTCGGTTCGATGCCGCACGACATGGCGATGGAATCGATGCGCCGCTTCGCACGCGACGTGATGCCCGCATTCGCCGGCGATGGGCCTGGAGCGGGCGCGCAACGAGCAGCGGCGTCGCGCCCGCAATGGGAAGCCACGCTCACGTGGTGA